AATCTAATTGATGAATTTTTAAATTTGGTAGATGATTGTTGTGCAAAAAGACAAGAGGTAACAAAAGAGCTTTTGCTAGATTCCAGTCGAGAAAATATATCTAAAGCTTCAGCTATATTAACTAATAAAAAAATTAAGTCAACTACTGATCAGGAAATAGATCTTTTATTTGAAGAAGAACTTATAATTTAAAAGATACTTAATCCAGGAAAAAAATACCTATTTTTGTACTAATAAAATGGAAAATTGTACATTTCATAGTGAAAACAAGTGTTATTTAACAGTTTTTTGAACTTTTTTAAAATTTTATTTTCGTAAATAATTTAAAATAAAAGGATTACAAATAGAAATATAGCCGTTTATATGGGCTTTTTAGAGGGAGAAAATAGACCTATGCAATCCTAGTATAAAGGTTAAAAAGCTCTTTATAATGGAAATCACAAGGTCTATTTTTAGCTAAAATCAATAATTTTTAGTATTGTAAAGATATTTAATTAATGGATTTGATTGAAAGGTGTTATGATGAATTTTTCAAGTAATTTCATTACATATTTTTAATAAATAAAGAAAATAAAATTATATTTAAGATAGTTTTATTAAAAATTTAAAAAAGGAGGTGAATAATATGCCACTAAAACCAGGACCTAAACCTATTGCACAATCTACAGGAAAAGTAGATCAAAGATACAGAGACAACAAAAATACTCCAGGAAACACAAAAGAATTAAAACCATCTAAAAGTACAAAGAAAAAATAGGTCTAACAACAAAAAGGATGCTGTATATCAGCATTCTTTTTGCGTATACATTTGGTCTAAATGTTAACTAATTTTAAAGTGCTGGAAAGATATTGGAATAACAAATGGTTTTTGAAATAATAAAAAGTCAAGTTTTTAACGTTAAAAACTTGACTTTTTATGTGATGAATATATTTTAGAAACCTTTAAATATTTTCAATTAGATTTTCCTTATCAAGTTTAACATCCTTAATTTTTTCAAAACGATTTCAAATTTTATTTGTAGTTGTTGCGATATCTTTAACATCTTTAGTAACATTATCTATATGTTTTGCTAAAGCTTCCCATCTAACTTTATATCTATTAAATTCTGTTCCAAGTCTGTTTAATTCTTGATAAATAATGCCAGAATATTTTTCTCTTTCTAAATTTTTAAGAACTACTTGCATTGTTGATAACACTGACATTAATGTTGTAGGAGAACATATCCACACTTTTTTATTTTGTGAATATTCAATTAAATCAGAATGATACGCATTTAATTCTGCAAATATAACTTCAGCTGGTAAGAACATAATAGCTTGATTAGATGTTTCTCCAGGAATGATATATTTATTAGCTATAGCATCTATATGATTTTTAATATCTTTTTTAAATGCTTTTTCAGAATCTAATTTTTCTGTTTTACTTAGTAATTTATCAGTCATTTTTTTATAATTTTCTAATGGGAATTTAGAATCAATGGCGATGGTTCCCACTGGCTCAGGTAAGAATAATACAGAATTAAAATTTGTTTTTAAATCTTCACTTAAAGCATCTTTAAATTTAGTAATACTTTTGTTTAAATTTTCTTTTAATTCAGCTGAATCTTTTAAAACTTTTTCATTTGTAGTATTTATTTTATTTAATCATTTCCATTCTTTTTTTGAAAGAAGACTTGCAATTATTTCTACAGTTGGCAATGTTTCTTTTTTATCAAGGCTATCTTTCAATATATCTTTTAAATCTTGAAAACGATGACCTTGAATTCCTCCAGGTGAAGTTTTTATATAGTTGGTTTTATAGAATTTATCAACTATTGTATATTCATATTCACAACTCCCTAAGTCCCAATCTAACTCTTTATAGGAATCAGTTATTATATTTTGTATTCTATTTGTTTCATCTTCATTTAAATCTTCACTTGATTTTAATATTTTTTGATTTTCAACAGTTACATTAACTCTTTTCTTTACTTTTCCAATACCAATTACTTTTTTGTCGTGGTATATTCCAATATATCCATGTTCTCCAACATTTCTAGAACTAGGCATATAGTAAATATTATATTTCATATTTAGATTATAACTATTTCCACATGGGATAATTCTTAATCTTGAGGCGTTGTCAGTTATTAGTCCTGAGCTTCTACAATATTCTTCATAGTCATCTATAATAGCTATTAAAGTTGTATCATATTCATTGATAGTATCTCTAAAAACTAAGACAATGTCTCTAAAAGTTGTATTGATTAAATTAATACTTTTATCCTTCTCTTTAATAATTTCAGTCAAATCTTTAAATTGCTCATGTTTCATTTTAGTTGGGCTAAGTGTTAAGAGAATTTTTTGATCTTCATTATTAAAACTATTTAAGTGATTTAATAATTGAGAATTCTTAAAATTTTTAGCACTATCCATTTTAGTTTCAATTACTATTTTGAAACTGTTTTGAGTTATGGAACCGTCAGGAATAGAATTGCCATTTTTTTTCTGTTGTTCAAAATTGATTAATTCTAAGTGAGAATTAAGTTCTTCTCCAAGTAATGAGTTAATAAAATCTATAAATTTATTTGAAGATTCATTATAAAGTCTAGAAAATAAAAGTAAAGTATTGTTTGTTGCTACATTTTCTTTCTGGTGATATCTTTGAAAATAGTGTATATTTGACATAGTTTCATCTCCTTTATATTTTGAGAACTCTTTCATAAGTATACTTCAATAAAATATAATTTCAAAATAAATTCCATGAAATTCAGGAAAGAACACATATTTTTGGATTTAAGTTTAATAAATCACAAAAAAGCTTTACATTTAAAGGGTAAAGGAGTAAAATAAAATTAAAAAAATAGGTGATTATAATGGAATTTTTTTCGAATTTTAAAATTATAAATTGTAACTTCAAAGGTTATTTTTTTATAGTTGTTAAAAATCCTTGTGATAGCACTATATATAAATATTTGGAAGAACTCTCTTTTTAAGGGAGTTCTATTTTTTTATTGTAAATATTAAAGAGGCGAAGATTATGGATGAAGCAAAGGAGTATAGCGAAGGAATAAAAACATATACAATTACAGCTGAAGAAGCTCAAAAAAAATATGGAAAAACAATTTCTTATGATAGACATAAATTTTTCTGTAAATATTGCGGAGAATATGTGACTTTTGTTAGAGAAAATAAAAAGAAACCTTATTTTAGACATAGAGACGAAAATGAAGATACTAGAGCATGTAATCTTAGAGCTGAAAAAAATGAAAATGTATCTCTTTATGAAAAATTAGGGCCATCTTTATATTTGGAAGAATTTAAAAATGATTTTTTTAAATTAAAAGTTGGATTTTCGGGAATAAGAGAGGAATTTAATGAAATTTTAGAGAAATATGATCCAGAAATAATTATAGAAAAAGGGAATAATGAAGTTAAATACTCGCTTAAGAACTTTAATAAAAATGAGATTAATTTTAAAAATTTAGAACCTAAATCTAAATATAGTATTTCTTATGAAGCTAAAGAAGGATTACCTAATATAATAAAAAAGAAATTTTTCAATAAATGGGGAGCTAAAATAGAAGGAATCATAGCAGAAGGAAGTCTATTTAACAAAAAAGGTAAGTATCATAGGAAGATAAGAGCCAATGATGAGGTCAGTTTATTTACAGATTACTATTTGGTTTCTAAATATCCTTATGAGTTACAGCAAATGGATGGAATTTTTTTAAAAAAAATAGGGCAGTTATCAATTGAAGAAAGAGCAGTAACTCCATACATAGTATATGATATTAGATTTGATAAAATAAAAGAAAGTGATGTAAGGAAAATTAGAGAGATATTAAAAGTAATACTTGTTGAAAAATTAGAAGAAATTTCTCTTGTTTGGCCTCCAGCCATTGAAAATGATAATATAATTTCAACTATAGAGGATAAAAGAAACCTATTTATTATAAAAAATAAAGAAGAAAGAACTAAAGTTTTTAAACATGAAGGGATTTCAGCTGTGTCTGTTCCCATTGAATATTTTAAAAATTGTTTCTTATTTCAAATAAGAGCTAGAGAAAAAGAGAATCAAATAACTATAAATGATGAATATGGTTCTATTTATTTAATTCTGAATAAATATTTAAAGGAAATAAATGGTTGTGAAAACTATCTTGAATGTTTTGATGAGAAAAATAATTTTTTAGAAAATGGAGATTATACTAAATTACCTTTTAATAAAAAAATTAGAGTAAAATCAGCTAGTAAAACAACAATTATACAACTCAAAAAAAATAACGAAATAATATCTTATAAAATAGATAGAGAAGATGGTGTGACAGTTAATGATATTGAATTTGGAGATAAAATATATCAAATTGATGGCATAGAAAAAAAATTATTATTGTCATTCATAAAAAATAATTTAAAAGATAAAGAAAAATATGATTATGATTTAATATATAGAAAAATTCATAAAGAAAATGGGGAAAAAGTAGAAGTTCCGATTTGGATTAGAAATATATTATATTTTATTCCTTGTGATACAAAGTTATATAATTTAATAAAAAAGTATACATATAGTAATAGAATACCTTTTAAAGTAATACTTATTTTAAAAATATTTTTTAATGGTGATATAAAAAAACTTAAGGAGATTAATTATGGAAAATAAAAATTTTGATATAAAATTTGAAAAAATTGCAGTTGAAAATTTAAAAGATATATTAGAAATAATAGGAAAGAATAAGTTAGAAAAAATAATTCAAGGAAATAAAAAAGATATTAAAAATGAACCTTTAATTAATGGATTTAGATTGGGCCATATGGATTTAAATCTAATAATTGATATCTTTTATTCTCAAATAAAATTAAAAAATCAAAATTTATTAAAAGAAATCATAAAAGAAATAATTCAAAGTATATTTATAGAAACAGAAAAAGAAATATTGAATTTAGAGAAAAATAAAAATTTTGAAGATAATTTTTATAAAATAATTATAGAATCTCCGTTTGTTGAAAATATATCTTTGTACTTAAAATTTTCAGATGAAAAGTATGATAAAAATATAGAGAAGAATTATAAAGAATATAGGCAAAAATTAAAGGAAAAAGAATTATACTTAAATTTAGAAGAAAAAAGAAAAGAAGTAAAATTAAAAGATAAAAAAATTAAAGAAATTGAAAAAGAACATAAAAGTAAAATTGCAAAATTAGAAAAAGATATCAAAACTTTAAATGATTCTTTAGAGAAAAATAAAGAAAATTTAGAGTTTTTAAAAATTAAAAATATAGAGTTAGAGTCAGATAATAAAAAAATTAAAGAGGAAAATAAATCATTAAATAAAAAAGTACTCAAGACCCAAATAAATGTAGATATTAAGAATTTAGAAGAAAAAAAATCTAACTTGGAAAAAACATTGAAATTTTTAAAAGATCAAGAAATAGAAGTAAAACAAGAAATAGAAATTTTAAAAAAAGATGAAGATAAGCTTATAGAAGATTTAGAGTTAAAAGAAAATAAAAAAGATGATTTATTAAGAAAAGAAAGGGAATTGAAGATAGAAAACAATAGATTGAAAGAAAGCATAGATACATTAAATCTTGAAATGGGAAATTTTTTAGATAAATTTAATAGTGTTTTTAAAAATAACACTAAGAATAAAAAAGATGATTCTTTAGATGAGGTCTTAGTTTATCAAGTAGAAGATAATTATAATATCAAATTATCAGATGAAGAATTATCCGATGAGATAAGAAATAAAAAAAATCTTATAGAAGATTTTATGTATGACTTTTCAGATAATTTAGAAAATGTGGGTTTAAAATATGATAATGTTTGGTTAGCAAGATATATTTATTCTATTTTATCAAGTGAAGAAATTCCATTATTTGTTGGCTATAGTGCTGTTGATATATCAAATGCTTTATCAAATACTGTATGTTCTAAAAATGCAGATATAATAAATATTCCCATGGGATTTAATAATTCTAAAGAGCTTATTAATATAGTTGAAAATTGTGAAAGTGAAGTAGTTGTAATTAATAATATTTTAAAAATAAAATATGCAAAGATATTTAATTTATTAAATATAATTTTTAAGAATGAAAACGATAAAACTTTTGAATATTTTTCAAAATTCACTTCAAAATTTCTTTTAGGTGATGAAAATGAATGATTTGATTTATGAGATTAATTCAGATTTAAAAATAAAAAAATTAGCTGATGAGGACGATACTAGCTTTAAAGCTAGAATCATATATTCAGCTATGTCATTTTGGGTAAGAAGATGTACTTTTGATGATAAAGGGATTTCTTCAAAACATATTACTTCAAGATGCTCTAAGGTTCTAGAAAATATAATAGAAAGTTATCCAGAAATAAAAGATTGGTTTTTTATAAATAAAAACAATGTAAATTATCCAATAATAAAAATAAGAAAGAGATTAATTGCTTCTAGTGAAATAAAATATATTAATTTTAAAAAGGAATTGAGAGAATCTAAGCATCAAGAATTAGAACTTATGAAAGGAAAATTTATTCGTGGATATTGTGAGAACAAAGGGCTTACAATAAGTAGCTTAGGATATTTTAAAGATATAAGGGAGATACAAGATGAAGAATTAGTTTTAGCTTTAAATTTTTACTATATAGATAGAATGCCAGCAAAAGAAAAGCTTAAAATGAAAATAAAAAATATAGAATGGAAAAATAGGAAAAAAAGTAATATAGAAGTTTTTAACAGCAGAAAAAGAAGTATATTATCTAATTCCTTTGAAGATAATTATAATCTTCAAGAAGGTGAGTTAAGTGTTTACAGAGAAGGAAGTTATGGTTATGAGTATGGATTTATAAAAAAAGAAGAGGGAGAATATTGGTTTTCTCCAATAGGAGATTATGAAAAGGAACAAAAGGAAGTAAGAAGATATCAATATGCATTAAGAGATATATATGGAAACAAAGAAAAAGTAAGATATAAGTTTATAAAAGAAAGTAATGCATATAGATTAAAATTATTTAGTAGGCTTCCAAACCAAGAAGAAAGTATTTTATTTTTATTAGGATGGCCATCTAAAAATATAGATGATTTTTGTAATTTGATTTTTCCTGGAGAAATTTGGAAATTGATAAAGGGAATAATTAAAAATTTAAACATTAATTTAATAGAGGAGAAATAACATGAATTATGGAATAGAAAATACGCATAGCGCACTAAAAAATAAGCTTGTAGACTACATAACTTCTCAATATTTAGGTGAAAACAGATTACTGTTAAAAGCTTGTAAGAAAGAAATTAACAAACCAGGAGTATTGTTTCAGAAACCATTTATAGAAGCAAATCCAGCCTATGAGACTAAAAAAAATGGAATAAGAGAATCTAAATCCATTCCTCAAGAAGTGAAAAATATTTTATTGGATATGATGGATAAAAGGTTAGGTGTTTTTGAAAATCCATTTTCTCATCAAATTGAAGCTTTGGAAAGTTTTTATAAAAAAAAGGATTTATTTATTACAACAGGTACAGGGTCTGGTAAAACAGAATGTTTTATGTGGCCAATGATAAGTTCAATTGTTTTAGAAGCTAAAAAAAATCCAAACTCTTGGGAGCAAAAAGGAGTAAGAGCTTTAATGCTTTATCCTATGAATGCTTTAGTATCTGATCAAATAGGCCGTTTAAGGAAAATGATAGGTGACCCTGAAGGGAAATTTAGAGAAATTTTCTATAAAAATATAGAAAATAAAGATTTAAGAATCCCAACATTTGGTATGTATACAGGAAGAACTCCTTATCCAGGTGAAGATAAAGAAAGCAAATCAAAAGAATTAGTAAAAACTATGGAAAAAGATTTAGTTGAAAGAGATGAAAAAATAATAAAAAAACTTATAGATATAGGGAAATACCCATCTAAAATAAATTTAAAGAATTTTGTAAATAATTTAAAGCTTAATAATCACATTACAGATGAAAATGACGCCGAATTAATTACGAGACAAGAAATGCAAAAGGAATGTCCTGATATTTTAATAACTAACTATTCAATGCTTGAATATATGCTTAGTAGACCAATAGAAAAAAATATTTGGGAAGAGACTAAGAGATGGTTAAATGAAGATAAAAATAATCAATTATTATTAATAATCGATGAAGCTCATATGTATAAGGGATCTTCAGGTGGTGAAGTATCGTATTTAATTAGAAGATTATTAAGTAAATTAAATATATCTCGAAAAAAAATAAGAGTCATATTGACTAGTGCTAGTATTCCTAAAGATGGGATAAAAAAAGTTGAAGAATTTGCATGTGATTTAACTGGAGAGGAAATAGAAAATAATAATTTTGAAATAATATATGGAAAGCAAGAAAAAATAAATGAAAAAGAAGGGAAAGAACTAGATTTCACAAAATTACTAGATTTTGATATAGATAGATTTCAGATGGAAGATTTTAAAAAACTTTTAGCAATAAACGATTTTATAAAACTAGGGGATATTAATGTAAAGGAATCTTTTTCCAATTATTCACAAGCTCAAGTTTTTTTATATGATTACTTAAACGATTTAAAACCTATGAAAAAAATAATGAAACTTTGCAGGGGGAATGCAGTTTCATTTGAAGAGCTAATAAAAAATATTTTTAAAGATGATAATAAAGAAGTAGCTGAAAGAAAATTAGAAATATTATTAAGTCTAGCTCCATTAGCTAAGAATAAAGAAAATCAAATTTTATTTCCAGCTAGATTACATATGATGTTTAGAGGTTTGCAAGGATTATATGCTTGTAGTAATCCTAATTGCGGGAATGATTCCAAATTAAATTTAGGAGAAATTTTTTTAAGTGAAAGAAAAGATATTTGCCCGAAATGTGGAAGTAAAATTTATGAAGTCGTTAATGATAGACATTGTGGAGCCCTGTTCTTAAAAGGTTATATGTATTTTAATGGGAAATATGAAAATTTCTTTTGGAATAAGTTAGGAGATCAATTTGATGGTAATGTGAAAGAAGTTCATATGTATGTCATCCCTAAAGAGAGCGATATAATAGGAAAGAAAGATATAAAAATAGGATGGCTGAATTCTTTAACTGGAAAATTTTATGAAAATGATAACTATAAAGATGAAAAAGGTTATCTTCATGTTGCTTATAATACAAAAGAATATAAAGGAAAGCCTAACATTAAAACTTTTTACAACTGTCCAAAATGTGGGAGAAGTCATTTAAACATTTCTGATTTTTTCACAAAGGGAAATGAGGCTTTTTATAATGTTACAGCAGAGCAATTACGTATTCAATCAGCAAATATTTTTGATGAGGAAAAATTAAAAAGATTTCCTAATGCTGGAAGAAAAGTATTATTATTTTCAGATAGTAGACAAAGAGCAGCAAAATTGGCAAAAGATTTAACAAGGGCAGCAGATGATGATGCTGTTAGAAAAATAATGGTTCTTGCAGTGAAAAAATTAAATGAATGGGCTGAAAAAAATGATGAAGAACCTAATATAGATTTGTTATATATTCCTTTTTTAGAGATAGCCTATAATAATAATTTACAATTATTTTATGGGGAAGAAAAAGAAAGATTTAAAGAAGATTTAAAAAGTATAGGAAATAAAATTAGAAGAGCAAAAAGGAAGAAAAGATCTTTAAAGTATAAAGATATAAAGGGTGATATTGATAATCCACCAGGTTTATATTATGAGCAGTTGTTAAAATTATTATGCAATAGTTATCACTCTTTGTCAGACATAGGTTTATGTTGGGTTGAGCCTTGTGAAGAAGCTGACAATTTTGAAGAATTTGAAGAGATTGAAGAAATTATAGAAAAGAAGGAAATAAATTTAGCTATGGAAGAATTTATAGATTTATTTTCAGCTTGGGCAAATTATATAATGAAAGATTCTTATTCTTTAGGAGAAAAGATAGATAATGAGATAAGAAGAAATATAAGATCTTTTTCCTTTGATAAATTTGGTGTATCAAAAAGTGATTTTAAACTTCCTAAATATCTAATAAAAATTTTAGAAATAGAAAGAAACTTTTTAGATAAAGATTTTAAGAAACTCAAAGAAATGTTTTTTATATTTTTAAAAAAAGGTGAAAAAGACTATTATTTGAAATTAAATAGGATAAAATTGTGTTATGATAAAAATCAAGATTGGTATATGTGTGAAAAATGTTCAGGGGTATTTCCAAAAAAAATTTTAGGCAGATGTGCTCATTGCGGATCTGAAAAAATTGAGAAAATAAAAGAAAAAGAATTTAGCAAATATAATTTTTGGAGAAAACCAGTAATAGATTATTGTGAGAATAATCCAAAAAAATTAATAACTAGCATAAATACAGAAGAACATACAGCTCAATTATCTCACAAGGATCAAAGAGAAAAAACATGGTCAACTACTGAAAATTATGAAATGAGATTTCAAGATGTTCAAATAGATGATGAGATGCCAGTGGATGTTTTAAGTTGTACAACTACTATGGAAGTAGGGATTGATATAGGATCTTTGACGGCTATTGGTTTGAGAAATATCCCACCAAGAAGAGAGAACTATCAGCAAAGGGCAGGTAGAGCAGGTAGAAGAAGTTCTG
The window above is part of the Fusobacterium sp. IOR10 genome. Proteins encoded here:
- the rmuC gene encoding DNA recombination protein RmuC — its product is MNTTNEKVLKDSAELKENLNKSITKFKDALSEDLKTNFNSVLFLPEPVGTIAIDSKFPLENYKKMTDKLLSKTEKLDSEKAFKKDIKNHIDAIANKYIIPGETSNQAIMFLPAEVIFAELNAYHSDLIEYSQNKKVWICSPTTLMSVLSTMQVVLKNLEREKYSGIIYQELNRLGTEFNRYKVRWEALAKHIDNVTKDVKDIATTTNKI
- a CDS encoding DEAD/DEAH box helicase; translation: MNYGIENTHSALKNKLVDYITSQYLGENRLLLKACKKEINKPGVLFQKPFIEANPAYETKKNGIRESKSIPQEVKNILLDMMDKRLGVFENPFSHQIEALESFYKKKDLFITTGTGSGKTECFMWPMISSIVLEAKKNPNSWEQKGVRALMLYPMNALVSDQIGRLRKMIGDPEGKFREIFYKNIENKDLRIPTFGMYTGRTPYPGEDKESKSKELVKTMEKDLVERDEKIIKKLIDIGKYPSKINLKNFVNNLKLNNHITDENDAELITRQEMQKECPDILITNYSMLEYMLSRPIEKNIWEETKRWLNEDKNNQLLLIIDEAHMYKGSSGGEVSYLIRRLLSKLNISRKKIRVILTSASIPKDGIKKVEEFACDLTGEEIENNNFEIIYGKQEKINEKEGKELDFTKLLDFDIDRFQMEDFKKLLAINDFIKLGDINVKESFSNYSQAQVFLYDYLNDLKPMKKIMKLCRGNAVSFEELIKNIFKDDNKEVAERKLEILLSLAPLAKNKENQILFPARLHMMFRGLQGLYACSNPNCGNDSKLNLGEIFLSERKDICPKCGSKIYEVVNDRHCGALFLKGYMYFNGKYENFFWNKLGDQFDGNVKEVHMYVIPKESDIIGKKDIKIGWLNSLTGKFYENDNYKDEKGYLHVAYNTKEYKGKPNIKTFYNCPKCGRSHLNISDFFTKGNEAFYNVTAEQLRIQSANIFDEEKLKRFPNAGRKVLLFSDSRQRAAKLAKDLTRAADDDAVRKIMVLAVKKLNEWAEKNDEEPNIDLLYIPFLEIAYNNNLQLFYGEEKERFKEDLKSIGNKIRRAKRKKRSLKYKDIKGDIDNPPGLYYEQLLKLLCNSYHSLSDIGLCWVEPCEEADNFEEFEEIEEIIEKKEINLAMEEFIDLFSAWANYIMKDSYSLGEKIDNEIRRNIRSFSFDKFGVSKSDFKLPKYLIKILEIERNFLDKDFKKLKEMFFIFLKKGEKDYYLKLNRIKLCYDKNQDWYMCEKCSGVFPKKILGRCAHCGSEKIEKIKEKEFSKYNFWRKPVIDYCENNPKKLITSINTEEHTAQLSHKDQREKTWSTTENYEMRFQDVQIDDEMPVDVLSCTTTMEVGIDIGSLTAIGLRNIPPRRENYQQRAGRAGRRSSAISTIVTFAESGPYDNYYFKYPKEIISGKVNDPWIDTENLKLAIRHINMVIFSEYLSKINKSMDDIPISKFYSDYYLEFSNFLTAFEIKSEKKKVLIPRKLDSKLNLETLKYNLKEKLEKIKKVPRIENEGKVKGKSLLDILFEESILPTYSFPKNVVGFYIEDKTGSKIIQKPERSLDMAISEYAPGRVIVVDKKTYKSGGIYNNYSKYVKGYCDNPAKQFFNNEDYLKELYYCEDYSCGWFGLEPPKGNVCPFCGESVKTHSLLKPWGFAPLNGESIKESQAENVVSYAEEPCYSLTPEKDDFKSLNFENIRVAKRPDQPLIILNKGKNLKGFNVCKDCGAAVPGDEEFYKVKKPFKTKFNKSCNHSNFQNVYLGHKFMTDMVVFEFKVDKSIINCKVEKNGDQWLKNSAITLAEAVILAGARILGVEFNEIKSGNRVRNKGDFAFIDIFLFDSLSSGAGYSSQLFNLSEELFNEVEKLLSECTCSKSCHNCLEHFWNQNVQNKLDRYSGLDLLRWGKTGFVKKKLDFNIQREIFKPLEKLLNLDNYEIFYENEKIKIKKLDKTIIVLVYPVMLNEKSIKKNDNTILLSDNLIKYALPEAFNRIKNIL